Proteins encoded by one window of Candidatus Nitrosocosmicus hydrocola:
- a CDS encoding ABC transporter ATP-binding protein: MSDPSAPILKVERIYKSYVSSAGEMPILKNINFEVGRGEFVSIVGPSGSGKSTLLNILGTLDRPTEGDIFIDGEDVFSLDDHDLAYLRNNAIGFIFQSYNLINRASVLKNIEIPCIIAGLSKSERLERASKIMGLLGIEDKGSFKPFNLSGGQQQRVAIARALMNNPSIILADEPTGNLDTKTGNEVFNLLKMLSNKYDRTIVMVTHNPELAEKTDRIIHLKDGEIEREERIET, from the coding sequence TTGTCTGATCCATCTGCTCCCATTCTGAAAGTTGAAAGAATATACAAAAGCTATGTATCTTCAGCTGGAGAAATGCCAATCCTAAAAAATATTAATTTTGAAGTCGGCAGAGGAGAATTTGTATCTATTGTTGGTCCATCAGGAAGCGGCAAATCAACATTGTTAAATATTCTAGGAACTTTGGACAGACCCACTGAGGGAGACATTTTCATAGATGGAGAGGATGTCTTTTCGTTAGATGATCACGATTTAGCCTATCTGCGAAATAATGCCATTGGGTTTATTTTTCAATCATATAATTTGATAAATAGAGCGTCAGTATTGAAGAACATTGAAATTCCCTGTATAATAGCAGGATTAAGCAAGAGCGAACGGTTAGAGAGAGCCTCTAAAATTATGGGATTACTTGGAATAGAGGATAAAGGAAGTTTTAAACCATTTAACCTTAGTGGTGGTCAGCAACAGCGTGTAGCCATAGCTAGAGCTCTAATGAACAATCCATCGATAATATTGGCAGATGAACCAACCGGAAACTTGGATACCAAAACCGGAAATGAGGTGTTCAATCTTCTCAAGATGCTCTCAAACAAATATGATAGAACCATCGTCATGGTTACTCACAATCCGGAATTGGCAGAAAAAACTGATCGAATTATCCATTTAAAGGATGGAGAGATAGAGCGCGAGGAGCGAATCGAAACATGA